The Phacochoerus africanus isolate WHEZ1 chromosome X, ROS_Pafr_v1, whole genome shotgun sequence genome has a segment encoding these proteins:
- the ZNF280C gene encoding zinc finger protein 280C isoform X3 — MDDDNPFQPKSNSKMAELFMECEEEELEPWQKKVEEIQDEDDDELIFVGEISSSKPAISTILNRGNPSSSSKGIKNETVSQGVTDAFKPSSQHYKDPASSPVAALPRFHPESKSSHSSDIVQNVSKPDFTKNSSQDESDDSSDSLFDLTQDTIPLSQDGSTIYIEVNSVNPKKPKTGESVSEIKPCSSLSLINFPSVTSSHVMLSKGTNASSTPPKTGTPFLRSCPKCNVQFNLLDPLKYHMKRCCPDMANAFLEMIKVELSSTENKNKTGAEKGKLIMLVSDFYYGRHEGAADDEQKTYTTFKCFSCLKVLKNNIRFMNHMKHHLELEKQNSESWESHTTCQHCYRQYPTPFQLQCHIESTHTPHEFSTICKICELSFETEHTLLQHMKDTHKPGEMPYICQVCQFRSSTFSDVETHFRASHENTKNLLCPFCLKVSRMATPYMNHYMKHQKKGVHRCTKCRLQFLTCKEKMDHKTQHRTFIKPKELEGLPPGTKVTIRASIGPLHSRPSATTSKCTPSTSSLQVLPPKSKSTTAKSPTKSHASKAKTGKPRATTSTASRSNASKQGRSACKYKAKTSYKQKKQRNRKNKISIALKNLRCHRGVHKCIECRSKIKDFASHFSIYIHCNFCKYNTNCNKAFINHMVSSHSNQPAKRFYIFKKHSGTLRGITLVCLKCDFLTDSSGLDRMAKHLSQRKTHTCQVIIENVPESTSASESTSDAC, encoded by the exons gtaatTCCAAAATGGCAGAACTGTTCATGGAGTGTGAAGAAGAAGAGCTGGAACCATGGcagaagaaagtagaagaaattCAGGATGAAGACGATGATGAGCTGATCTTTGTTGGAGAGATATCAAGTTCAAAACCAGCCATTTCAA ctATTTTGAACAGAGGTAATCCCAGCTCATCTTCAAAGGGAATAAAGAATGAGACAGTCAGTCAAG GTGTCACTGATGCATTCAAGCCTTCAAGTCAGCACTACAAAGACCCAGCATCAAGTCCAGTGGCTGCTTTGCCTAGATTTCATCCTGAATCCAAATCTTCACATAGCTCTGATATTGTTCAGAACGTGTCTAAACCT GATTTTACAAAAAATTCATCACAAGATGAATCGGATGATTCTTCAGATTCACTGTTCGACTTGACCCAGGATACAATACCACTGTCCCAAGATGGATCAACAATTTATATAGAAG TAAACAGTGTTAATCCAAAAAAGCCAAAGACCGGCGAAAGTGTTTCTGAAATAAAACCTTGTTCTTCATTGTCTTTAATTAACTTTCCTTCAGTGACATCCTCCCATGTTATGCTGTCAAAAG GTACAAATGCCTCATCAACTCCCCCTAAAACTGGAACACCTTTTCTAAGATCTTGTCCAAAGTGCAATGTTCAGTTCAATCTTTTGGATCCTTTGAAATATCACATGAAG cGTTGTTGTCCAGACATGGCAAATGCATTTTTGGAAATGATTAAAGTAGAACTTTCaagtactgaaaataaaaataagactggtgcagagaaaggaaaattgatTATGTTAGTTAGTGACTTTTACTATGGAAGACATGAAGGAGCTGCTGATGATGAACAGAAGACTTACACAACCTTTAAATGCTTCAGTTGCTTGaaagttcttaaaaataatattag ATTTATGAATCACATGAAACATCATTTGGAACTTGAGAAGCAGAACAGTGAGAGCTGGGAAAGCCACACCACCTGCCAGCACTGCTATCGTCAGTATCCCACACCATTCCAGCTGCAGTGTCACATTGAGAGTACACACACTCCCCATGAGTTTTCTA cTATTTGTAAAATCTGTGAATTATCATTTGAAACAGAACATACTCTGTTACAACATATGAAGGATACTCATAAACCCGGTGAAATGCCATATATTTGCCAG GTTTGCCAGTTTAGATCATCAACATTTTCTGATGTAGAAACTCATTTTAGAGCATCCCATGAAAATACTAAGAACTTGCTATGTCCATTTTGCCTCAAAGTTAGTAGAATGGCAACCCCCTACATGAATCATTACATGAAGCATCAG aaaaaaggagttcATCGTTGTACAAAGTGCAGACTACAATTTTTAACCTGCAAGGAGAAAATGGATCACAAGACCCAGCATCGGACATTTATAAAGCCTAAAGAGCTAGAAGGATTGCCTCCTGGTACAAAA gttacTATTCGAGCGTCAATTGGACCTCTTCATTCAAGACCATCAGCTACAACTTCCAAGTGTACTCCAAGCACTTCTTCTCTTCAAGTCTTACCTCCAAAGTCTAAAAGTACAACTGCTAAAAGTCCTACAAAATCTCATGCAAGTAAAGCTAAGACAGGAAAGCCTCGTGCAACTACATCCACTGCAAGTAGATCTAATGCAAGTAAGCAAGGTAGAAGTGCATGTaaatacaaagcaaaaacctCTTACAAGCAAAAGAAACAACGCAACAGGAAGAATAAAATCAGCATAGCTTTGAAGAACTTAAG GTGTCACCGGGGAGTTCACAAGTGCATTGAGTGTCGTtccaaaataaaagattttgcaaGCCACTTTTCAATATATATCCACTGTAATTTTTGCAAATACAACACTAACTGTAACAAAGCCTTTATAAATCATATGGTGAG CTCTCATAGCAACCAGCCAGCTAAacggttttatatttttaagaagcatTCTGGAACTCTCAG